One genomic window of Streptomyces sp. NBC_01276 includes the following:
- a CDS encoding sodium-translocating pyrophosphatase — MTGLFTPIAPDRVNDLAAAVLTDENRLIVFVIAGVALAALVVAQILVRQVLAADEGTDSMKRIAAAVQEGANAYLGRQLRTLGVFAVVVFFLLFLLPADDWTQRAGRSAFFLVGALFSAATGYIGMRLAVRANVRVAAAAREATPAEGEPAKDLTEVAHKAMKIAFRTGGVVGMFTVGLGLFGASCVVLVYAADAPKVLEGFGLGAALIAMFMRVGGGIFTKAADVGADLVGKVEQGIPEDDPRNAATIADNVGDNVGDCAGMAADLFESYAVTLVAALILGKAAFGDLGLAFPLIVPAIGVVTAMIGIFAVAPRRSDRSGMTAINRGFFISAVISLVLVGIAVYAYLPATYKELVGVEDAAISGHAGDPRVLAVVAVAIGIVLAALIQQLTGYFTETNRRPVRDIGKSSLTGPATVVLAGISVGLESAVYTALLIGLGVYGAFLLGGTSIMLALFAVALAGTGLLTTVGVIVAMDTFGPVSDNAQGIAEMSGDVEGAGAQVLTDLDAVGNTTKAITKGIAIATAVLAAAALFGSYNDAIATAVKSVGAKAGEMNLSLDIAQPNNLVGLILGAAVVFLFSGLAINAVSRSAGAVVYEVRRQFREHPGIMDYTEKPEYGRVVDICTKDALRELATPGLLAVLTPIAVGFSLGVGALGSFLAGAIGTGTLMAVFLANSGGAWDNAKKLVEDGHHGGKGSEAHAAVVIGDTVGDPFKDTAGPAINPLLKVMNLVALLIAPAVVQFSYGEDTSATVRAVVAALAIAVIVGAVYVSKRRGIAVGDDGDGGAAERVAQQADPAVVS; from the coding sequence ATGACGGGGCTCTTCACCCCTATCGCGCCGGATCGCGTCAATGATCTGGCAGCCGCAGTACTCACCGATGAAAATCGGCTCATCGTGTTCGTCATCGCGGGCGTCGCACTGGCCGCGCTGGTCGTCGCGCAGATCCTGGTCCGCCAGGTCCTCGCCGCCGACGAGGGCACGGACAGCATGAAGAGGATCGCCGCGGCGGTGCAGGAAGGCGCCAACGCCTACCTCGGCCGCCAGCTGCGCACCCTCGGCGTCTTCGCCGTCGTGGTGTTCTTCCTGCTCTTCCTGCTCCCCGCCGACGACTGGACGCAGCGGGCGGGACGTTCCGCCTTCTTCCTCGTCGGCGCGCTCTTCTCGGCCGCCACCGGCTACATCGGCATGCGCCTCGCGGTCCGCGCCAACGTGCGCGTCGCGGCCGCCGCCCGGGAGGCCACCCCCGCCGAGGGCGAACCCGCCAAGGACCTCACCGAGGTGGCCCACAAGGCCATGAAGATCGCCTTCCGCACGGGCGGCGTCGTCGGCATGTTCACCGTCGGCCTCGGCCTGTTCGGCGCCTCCTGCGTCGTCCTGGTCTACGCCGCCGACGCCCCCAAGGTCCTGGAGGGCTTCGGCCTCGGCGCCGCGCTCATCGCGATGTTCATGCGCGTGGGCGGCGGCATCTTCACGAAGGCCGCCGACGTCGGCGCCGACCTGGTCGGCAAGGTCGAGCAGGGCATTCCGGAGGACGATCCGCGCAATGCCGCGACCATCGCCGACAACGTGGGCGACAACGTCGGCGACTGCGCGGGGATGGCGGCCGACCTCTTCGAGTCCTACGCCGTCACCCTCGTGGCCGCGCTCATCCTCGGCAAGGCCGCCTTCGGCGACCTCGGCCTGGCCTTCCCGCTGATCGTGCCCGCCATCGGCGTCGTCACCGCGATGATCGGCATCTTCGCGGTCGCGCCCCGGCGCTCGGACCGCAGCGGCATGACCGCGATCAACCGCGGCTTCTTCATCTCCGCCGTGATCTCCCTGGTGCTGGTCGGGATCGCCGTCTACGCGTACCTCCCGGCCACCTACAAGGAGCTCGTCGGCGTCGAGGACGCCGCCATCTCCGGCCACGCCGGGGACCCCCGCGTCCTGGCGGTCGTCGCCGTCGCCATCGGCATCGTCCTCGCGGCCCTGATCCAGCAGCTGACCGGCTACTTCACCGAGACCAACCGCCGTCCCGTCCGGGACATCGGCAAGTCCTCGCTGACCGGACCCGCCACCGTGGTCCTCGCCGGCATCTCCGTCGGCCTGGAGTCCGCCGTCTACACGGCGCTCCTCATCGGCCTCGGCGTCTACGGGGCCTTCCTGCTCGGCGGGACCTCGATCATGCTGGCGCTCTTCGCGGTGGCCCTCGCCGGCACCGGCCTGCTGACGACCGTCGGCGTCATCGTCGCCATGGACACCTTCGGGCCGGTCTCCGACAACGCCCAGGGCATCGCCGAGATGTCCGGCGACGTCGAGGGCGCGGGCGCCCAGGTGCTCACCGACCTCGACGCGGTCGGCAACACCACCAAGGCCATCACCAAGGGCATCGCCATCGCCACCGCCGTACTCGCCGCGGCCGCGCTCTTCGGCTCGTACAACGACGCGATCGCCACCGCGGTCAAGTCGGTCGGCGCGAAGGCGGGCGAGATGAACCTCAGCCTGGACATCGCCCAGCCCAACAACCTGGTCGGCCTGATCCTGGGCGCGGCCGTCGTGTTCCTGTTCTCGGGCCTGGCCATCAACGCCGTCTCCCGCTCCGCGGGCGCCGTCGTCTACGAGGTGCGCCGCCAGTTCCGCGAGCACCCCGGGATCATGGACTACACCGAGAAGCCCGAGTACGGGCGCGTCGTGGACATCTGCACCAAGGACGCGCTGCGCGAACTCGCCACGCCCGGCCTGCTCGCCGTCCTCACCCCGATCGCCGTCGGCTTCTCGCTCGGCGTCGGCGCGCTCGGCTCGTTCCTCGCGGGCGCCATCGGCACCGGCACCCTGATGGCGGTCTTCCTCGCCAACTCCGGTGGCGCGTGGGACAACGCCAAGAAGCTCGTCGAGGACGGACACCACGGCGGCAAGGGCAGCGAGGCCCACGCCGCGGTCGTCATCGGCGACACCGTCGGCGACCCGTTCAAGGACACCGCGGGCCCGGCCATCAACCCGCTGCTCAAGGTCATGAACCTGGTGGCGCTGCTGATCGCCCCGGCCGTCGTGCAGTTCAGCTACGGCGAGGACACCAGCGCGACCGTGCGGGCCGTGGTCGCGGCCCTCGCCATCGCGGTGATCGTCGGCGCGGTCTACGTGTCCAAGCGCCGCGGCATCGCCGTCGGCGACGACGGCGACGGCGGGGCCGCCGAACGGGTGGCCCAGCAGGCCGATCCGGCGGTGGTTTCCTGA
- a CDS encoding small secreted protein: protein MNKKLAAAVSGGAVLMLVLSGCGGGDDGDKKADAWAKKVCDKWEPELTKIKTTNDELKRVASQSSKPEEVQKTDSAAFQTLSEAYKTMGGALTAAGEAPVKDGATTQQAVVKSYGEISKGYTDLKTKIDALDPKDQAKFADGLQQVAGGLTEVAANETASKEKLNSTGLKVIYTQKGCQVSAPK from the coding sequence GTGAACAAGAAGCTTGCGGCCGCGGTGTCCGGCGGTGCGGTACTGATGCTCGTCCTGTCCGGCTGTGGCGGTGGGGACGACGGTGACAAGAAGGCCGACGCCTGGGCCAAGAAGGTCTGCGACAAGTGGGAGCCAGAGCTCACCAAGATCAAGACCACCAATGACGAGCTGAAGCGGGTGGCCAGCCAGAGCAGCAAGCCCGAAGAGGTCCAGAAGACCGACTCGGCCGCGTTCCAGACGCTGTCCGAGGCCTACAAGACCATGGGCGGCGCGCTCACGGCCGCGGGCGAGGCACCGGTCAAGGACGGCGCCACCACCCAGCAGGCCGTGGTGAAGAGCTACGGGGAGATCTCCAAGGGCTACACCGATCTCAAGACGAAGATCGACGCGCTCGACCCGAAGGACCAGGCGAAGTTCGCGGACGGCCTCCAGCAGGTCGCCGGCGGTCTCACCGAGGTCGCGGCCAACGAGACGGCGAGCAAGGAGAAGCTCAACTCGACCGGCCTCAAGGTGATCTACACCCAGAAGGGCTGCCAGGTCAGCGCCCCCAAGTAG
- a CDS encoding methyltransferase, which produces MSTTSLPTPDRAAALRTALLAAGFTADGLLDLLGAPAYAALARSETVPALRAARSHGDGPLASLVRLFLLQSPVPYAHAAAALPVEDALADGWLRREEAADGEDAVRATVDVRPYGGPDGEDWFIVSDLGCAVGGAGGIGSREEGVVLGVGGASTTLAGITVRVPVGSALDLGAGSGIQALHAAQHATRVTATDVNPRALEFTRLTLALSGAPEAELLAGSLFEPVGEATYDLIVSNPPFVISPGARLTYRDGGMGGDDLCRTLVQQAGAHLNPGGYAQFLGNWQHVEGEDWHDRVRSWVPRGCDAWIVQRDVQDVTQYAELWLRDGGDHRTDPAEYARRYEDWLDEFEARKTKAVGFGWITLRRTAAAEPSIVVEEWPHSVEQPLGDAVLAHFARQDYLREHDDAALLAGYFQLTEEVVQEQVGAPGAEDPEHVVLRQHRGMRRATKVDTVGAGFAGVCDGSLSAGRILDAIAQLVEEDPVVLRDRTPEAIRMLVEQGFLDPVPGPAAG; this is translated from the coding sequence GTGAGTACCACCAGCCTCCCCACGCCCGATCGGGCCGCCGCCCTCCGTACCGCCCTGCTCGCCGCGGGCTTCACCGCCGACGGGCTGCTCGACCTGCTCGGCGCCCCGGCCTACGCCGCCCTCGCCCGCAGCGAGACGGTCCCCGCCCTGCGTGCCGCGCGCAGCCACGGCGACGGCCCCCTCGCGAGCCTGGTCCGGCTGTTCCTCCTGCAGAGCCCGGTGCCGTACGCGCACGCCGCGGCCGCGCTGCCCGTCGAGGACGCGCTCGCCGACGGCTGGCTGCGCCGGGAGGAAGCCGCCGACGGCGAGGACGCCGTCCGCGCCACCGTCGACGTCCGCCCGTACGGGGGCCCGGACGGCGAGGACTGGTTCATCGTCTCGGACCTGGGCTGCGCCGTCGGCGGGGCCGGCGGCATCGGCAGCCGCGAGGAGGGCGTGGTCCTCGGCGTGGGCGGGGCCTCCACCACCCTGGCCGGGATCACCGTCCGCGTCCCCGTCGGATCGGCCCTCGACCTGGGCGCCGGATCGGGCATCCAGGCGCTGCACGCCGCCCAGCACGCCACCCGGGTCACCGCCACCGACGTCAACCCGCGCGCGCTGGAGTTCACCCGTCTGACGCTGGCGCTGTCCGGGGCGCCGGAGGCGGAGCTGCTCGCCGGATCCCTGTTCGAGCCCGTCGGCGAGGCCACGTACGACCTGATCGTGTCCAACCCGCCCTTCGTGATCTCGCCCGGCGCCCGGCTCACCTACCGCGACGGCGGGATGGGCGGCGACGACCTCTGCCGGACCCTGGTCCAGCAGGCCGGCGCCCACCTCAACCCGGGCGGGTACGCGCAGTTTCTCGGGAACTGGCAGCACGTGGAGGGCGAGGACTGGCACGACCGGGTCCGCTCCTGGGTGCCGCGCGGCTGCGACGCCTGGATCGTGCAGCGGGACGTGCAGGACGTGACGCAGTACGCGGAGCTGTGGCTGCGCGACGGGGGCGACCACCGCACCGACCCGGCCGAGTACGCGCGGCGCTACGAGGACTGGCTGGACGAGTTCGAGGCGCGCAAGACCAAGGCCGTCGGCTTCGGATGGATCACCCTGCGCCGCACCGCCGCCGCCGAGCCCTCGATCGTGGTCGAGGAGTGGCCGCACTCGGTGGAGCAGCCGCTCGGCGACGCCGTCCTGGCCCACTTCGCCCGCCAGGACTACCTGCGCGAGCACGACGACGCGGCCCTGCTGGCGGGGTACTTCCAGCTCACCGAGGAGGTCGTCCAGGAGCAGGTCGGCGCGCCCGGGGCGGAGGACCCGGAGCACGTGGTGCTCCGGCAGCACCGCGGCATGCGCCGCGCCACCAAGGTCGACACGGTCGGGGCGGGCTTCGCAGGAGTGTGCGACGGGTCACTCAGCGCGGGCCGGATCCTGGACGCGATCGCCCAGCTGGTGGAGGAGGATCCGGTCGTTCTGCGGGACCGGACGCCGGAGGCGATCCGGATGCTGGTCGAGCAGGGTTTCCTGGATCCCGTGCCGGGGCCGGCCGCCGGCTAG
- the topA gene encoding type I DNA topoisomerase: MSPTSETAKGGRRLVIVESPAKAKTIKGYLGAGYVVEASVGHIRDLPNGAAEVPDKYTGEVRRLGVDVEHDFQPIYVVNADKKAQVRKLKDLLAESDELFLATDEDREGEAIAWHLQEVLKPKVPVHRMVFHEITKDAIRDAVANPRELNQRMVDAQETRRILDRLYGYEVSPVLWKKVMPKLSAGRVQSVATRLVVERERERIAFRSAEYWDLTATFATGRAGDASDPSTLVARLNAVDGKRVAQGRDFGSNGRLKSEVLHLDEANARALAAALADTAFAVRSVESKPYRRSPYAPFRTTTLQQEASRKLGFGAKATMQVAQKLYENGFITYMRTDSTTLSDTAVSAARAQVTQLYGADYLPEKPRVYAGKVKNAQEAHEAIRPSGDRFRTPAETGLSGDQFRLYELIWKRTVASQMKDATGNSVTVKIGGRAADGRDAEFSASGKTITFHGFMKAYVEGADDPNAELDDREKRLPQVAEGDALTAEEITADGHSTKPPARYTEASLVKELEEREIGRPSTYASIIGTILDRGYVFKKGTALVPSFLSFAVVNLLETHFGRLVDYDFTAKMEDDLDRIARGEAQSVPWLKRFYFGSEDASEVVPADGDHLGGLKELVTDLGAIDAREISSFPVGDDIVLRVGRYGPYVERGEKDAEGHQRADVPDDLAPDELTVEYAQELFAKPSGEFELGADPVSGNQIVAKDGRYGPYVTEILPEGTPKTGKNAVKPRTASLFKSMSLDTVTLDEALKLMSLPRVVGADAEGVEITAQNGRYGPYLKKGTDSRSLETEDQLFSITVDEALAIYAQPKQRGRAAAKPPLKELGTDPVSEKPVVVKDGRFGPYVTDGETNATLRRDDDVETITPERGYELLAEKRAKGPAKKTAKKAPAKKAPAKKAPAKKATATKAAAKKTTTAKKTTAAKKTTAAAKKAAAAPASSEE, translated from the coding sequence TTGTCCCCGACTAGCGAGACCGCAAAGGGCGGCCGCCGACTCGTCATCGTCGAGTCCCCTGCCAAGGCGAAGACGATCAAGGGCTACCTCGGCGCCGGATACGTCGTCGAGGCGAGCGTCGGGCACATTCGCGACCTCCCGAACGGCGCGGCGGAGGTCCCCGACAAGTACACCGGCGAGGTCCGCCGTCTCGGCGTGGACGTCGAGCACGACTTCCAGCCGATCTACGTCGTCAACGCGGACAAGAAGGCGCAGGTCAGGAAGCTCAAGGACCTGCTGGCCGAGTCCGACGAGCTCTTCCTCGCCACCGATGAGGACCGCGAGGGCGAAGCCATCGCGTGGCACCTGCAGGAAGTCCTCAAGCCCAAGGTCCCCGTCCACCGGATGGTCTTCCACGAGATCACCAAGGACGCGATCCGCGACGCCGTCGCCAACCCGCGCGAACTCAACCAGCGCATGGTCGACGCCCAGGAGACCCGCCGCATCCTCGACCGCCTCTACGGCTACGAGGTCTCGCCGGTCCTGTGGAAGAAGGTCATGCCGAAGCTGTCGGCGGGCCGCGTGCAGTCGGTGGCCACCCGCCTCGTCGTCGAGCGGGAGCGCGAGCGCATCGCCTTCCGCTCCGCCGAGTACTGGGACCTGACCGCCACCTTCGCCACCGGTCGCGCCGGTGACGCCTCCGACCCCTCGACGCTGGTCGCCCGCCTGAACGCGGTGGACGGCAAGCGCGTGGCGCAGGGCCGCGACTTCGGCTCCAACGGCCGGCTCAAGAGCGAGGTGCTGCACCTCGACGAGGCGAACGCCCGGGCGCTCGCCGCCGCGCTGGCGGACACCGCCTTCGCCGTCCGGTCGGTCGAGTCGAAGCCGTACCGCCGCTCCCCGTACGCCCCGTTCCGTACGACGACGCTCCAGCAGGAGGCCTCGCGCAAGCTGGGCTTCGGCGCGAAGGCGACGATGCAGGTGGCGCAGAAGCTGTACGAGAACGGCTTCATCACCTACATGCGTACGGACTCCACCACGCTCTCCGACACCGCGGTGTCGGCGGCGCGGGCGCAGGTCACCCAGCTCTACGGGGCCGACTACCTGCCGGAGAAGCCGCGCGTCTACGCCGGCAAGGTCAAGAACGCGCAGGAGGCGCACGAGGCGATCCGCCCCTCGGGTGATCGTTTCCGCACCCCGGCCGAGACGGGTCTGAGCGGCGACCAGTTCCGCCTGTACGAGCTCATCTGGAAGCGGACCGTCGCCTCGCAGATGAAGGACGCGACCGGCAACTCCGTCACCGTCAAGATCGGTGGCCGGGCCGCCGACGGACGCGACGCCGAGTTCAGCGCCTCCGGCAAGACGATCACCTTCCACGGCTTCATGAAGGCCTACGTCGAGGGCGCCGACGACCCGAACGCCGAGCTCGACGACCGCGAGAAGCGGCTGCCGCAGGTCGCCGAGGGCGACGCGCTGACGGCCGAGGAGATCACGGCCGACGGCCACTCGACCAAGCCGCCGGCCCGCTACACCGAGGCCTCGCTGGTCAAGGAGCTGGAAGAGCGCGAGATCGGCCGCCCGTCGACGTACGCGTCGATCATCGGCACGATCCTCGACCGCGGCTACGTCTTCAAGAAGGGCACGGCACTCGTCCCGTCCTTCCTGTCGTTCGCCGTCGTGAACCTCCTGGAGACGCACTTCGGGCGGCTCGTCGACTACGACTTCACCGCGAAGATGGAGGACGACCTCGACCGCATCGCGCGGGGCGAGGCCCAGTCCGTGCCGTGGCTGAAGCGGTTCTACTTCGGCTCCGAGGACGCCTCGGAGGTCGTGCCCGCCGACGGCGACCACCTCGGTGGTCTGAAGGAGCTGGTCACGGACCTGGGCGCGATCGACGCCCGGGAGATCTCCTCCTTCCCGGTCGGCGACGACATCGTGCTGCGCGTGGGCCGCTACGGCCCGTACGTCGAGCGGGGCGAGAAGGACGCCGAGGGCCACCAGCGCGCCGACGTGCCCGACGACCTGGCTCCGGACGAGCTGACGGTCGAGTACGCACAGGAACTGTTCGCGAAGCCGAGCGGTGAATTCGAGCTGGGCGCGGACCCGGTGAGCGGGAACCAGATCGTCGCGAAGGACGGCCGCTACGGCCCCTACGTGACGGAGATCCTGCCCGAGGGCACGCCGAAGACGGGCAAGAACGCGGTCAAGCCGCGCACGGCGTCCCTCTTCAAGTCGATGTCCCTCGACACGGTCACCCTCGACGAGGCCCTGAAGCTGATGTCGCTGCCCCGCGTGGTCGGCGCGGACGCGGAGGGCGTGGAGATCACGGCGCAGAACGGCCGCTACGGCCCGTACCTGAAGAAGGGCACGGACTCGCGGTCGCTGGAGACCGAGGACCAGCTCTTCTCCATCACCGTGGACGAGGCGCTCGCCATCTACGCGCAGCCCAAGCAGCGGGGCCGGGCCGCGGCCAAGCCCCCGCTGAAGGAGCTGGGCACCGACCCGGTGAGCGAGAAGCCGGTGGTGGTCAAGGACGGCCGCTTCGGGCCCTACGTGACGGACGGCGAGACGAACGCGACGCTGCGGCGGGACGACGACGTCGAGACCATCACCCCGGAGCGCGGCTACGAGCTCCTCGCGGAGAAGCGGGCGAAGGGCCCGGCGAAGAAGACCGCGAAGAAGGCACCGGCGAAGAAGGCGCCCGCCAAGAAGGCACCGGCGAAGAAGGCGACGGCGACGAAGGCCGCCGCGAAGAAGACGACGACGGCGAAGAAGACCACCGCCGCGAAGAAGACGACGGCCGCGGCGAAGAAGGCGGCGGCGGCTCCGGCGTCGTCCGAGGAGTAG
- the tmk gene encoding dTMP kinase — translation MTRAEQPTVVTASENPTYDEALAADSRERAVRALLRTPGLRRLWSAQLVSGIGDALALLVLVLLTLQAAVTAGADGLFGAGYRGAAFAVAAVFAVRILATVLFGAVLLGPLSQLMAPAGRLDRRWTMVGADGLRIGLFVVAPLWLDWIPAHATTALLATVFVSGAAERVWTLAKESAAPALLPAPPPEGATVRPLPDHLDALRRLTLRTAFAALPAAAAALLAATLVGRALGLGVDWFAANPSALGSYVAAGLFAASLSLLLPLALPAVKTPRPRSPLEGLRAPRVGERPEKGRTGSIRLFVLACAAVAGAVAGAASVAVLHAFDLGGGPSAYALLVLALVGGTGLGIRATQAGKVLPGLSRRRLLALAIAVAGLALLLSGLVPDTATVVFLALLAGTAAGVAANAGHTLLDQETEEFRRARVTAHLQAVVRVAVAVGAVGAPLLAAAIGPHRLTAGEVVFSHGGAAFALMLLGALLLPVAVVVLVKADDRGGVPLRRDLREALRGGEPLQAPSATGFFIALEGGDGAGKSTQVQALADWIRGKGHEVVVTREPGATPVGKRLRSILLDISSAGLSNRAEALLYAADRAEHVDTVVRPALERGAVVISDRYIDSSVAYQGAGRDLSPTEIARISRWATDGLVPNLTVLLDVSPEAARERFTEAPDRLESEPTEFHQRVRAGFLTLAASDPGRYLVVDAGQDPGSVTTVVRHRLDRMLPLSEAEVAAQIEARRLAEEEARRKAEEEAARKAEEARLKAEEEARLAREAEEARIKAEAEAAEARRLAEEEAARRAEEERLRAVEEARARAEAERLRAEAEEKARAAEQERIRLEEAEAARLRAEAEARRLEKQRRAEEALLRAEEARRLAEASAAAAAAASAAAAASSASTASSASTAAQTAPAAGPGRKVPMRKEPHPNDAVTVETPRIKRALRPDDITETVPVPKIDPAADETAVLPSVRPDGPAGGPDARDASARTAPPSAPATRPTVRHSQESPADRVPPGIFRDSGNDVTRELPVVGDDGRPRRAPSDWAEATPMDDLPTLADELLGPRGDEEDGEDGRRGGGGSRRR, via the coding sequence ATGACGCGAGCCGAGCAGCCAACGGTCGTGACCGCCTCCGAGAACCCCACCTACGACGAAGCCCTAGCCGCGGATTCCCGCGAGCGAGCGGTGCGCGCCCTGCTGCGCACCCCCGGGCTGCGCCGGCTGTGGAGCGCCCAGCTGGTGAGCGGCATCGGCGACGCCCTGGCCCTGTTGGTCCTGGTGCTGCTGACCCTCCAGGCGGCCGTCACGGCCGGCGCGGACGGCCTCTTCGGCGCCGGCTACCGGGGCGCGGCCTTCGCCGTCGCCGCCGTGTTCGCCGTGCGGATCCTCGCCACCGTCCTGTTCGGCGCGGTCCTGCTCGGGCCGCTGTCGCAGCTGATGGCCCCCGCGGGCAGGCTCGACCGCCGCTGGACGATGGTCGGGGCCGACGGACTGCGGATCGGGCTGTTCGTCGTCGCCCCGCTGTGGCTCGACTGGATCCCGGCCCACGCCACCACCGCGCTGCTCGCCACCGTCTTCGTCTCGGGCGCCGCCGAACGCGTGTGGACCCTGGCCAAGGAGAGCGCCGCGCCCGCGCTGCTCCCCGCGCCGCCGCCGGAGGGGGCGACCGTACGGCCGCTCCCCGACCACCTCGACGCGCTGCGTCGCCTCACGCTGCGCACGGCGTTCGCGGCGCTGCCCGCCGCTGCCGCCGCGCTGCTCGCCGCGACCCTGGTCGGGCGGGCGCTGGGTCTCGGCGTGGACTGGTTCGCCGCGAACCCGTCGGCGCTGGGCTCGTACGTGGCCGCCGGCCTGTTCGCCGCGTCCCTCTCGCTGCTGCTGCCGCTGGCGCTGCCCGCCGTGAAGACCCCGAGGCCGCGCTCCCCGCTGGAGGGGCTGCGGGCCCCCCGGGTGGGCGAGCGGCCCGAGAAGGGGCGTACGGGCTCGATCCGGCTGTTCGTGCTGGCCTGTGCCGCCGTCGCCGGGGCGGTGGCCGGTGCCGCCTCCGTGGCCGTGCTGCACGCGTTCGACCTGGGCGGCGGCCCGTCCGCGTACGCCCTGCTGGTGCTCGCCCTCGTCGGCGGAACCGGCCTGGGCATCCGCGCGACCCAGGCCGGCAAGGTGCTGCCCGGACTGTCCCGGCGCCGGCTGCTGGCCCTGGCGATCGCGGTGGCCGGGCTCGCGCTGCTGCTGAGCGGGCTGGTCCCGGACACGGCGACCGTGGTGTTCCTGGCGCTGCTCGCCGGCACCGCCGCGGGCGTCGCGGCCAATGCCGGACACACCCTGCTGGACCAGGAGACCGAGGAGTTCCGCCGGGCCCGGGTCACCGCGCACCTCCAGGCCGTGGTCCGGGTGGCCGTGGCGGTCGGGGCCGTCGGCGCCCCGCTGCTGGCCGCCGCGATCGGACCGCACCGGCTGACCGCCGGCGAGGTCGTCTTCTCGCACGGCGGCGCGGCCTTCGCCCTGATGCTGCTCGGCGCGCTGCTGCTGCCCGTCGCCGTGGTGGTGCTCGTCAAGGCCGACGACCGCGGAGGGGTACCGCTGCGGCGCGACCTGCGCGAGGCGCTGCGCGGCGGCGAGCCGCTGCAGGCCCCGTCGGCGACCGGGTTCTTCATCGCCCTGGAGGGCGGCGACGGAGCCGGGAAGTCCACCCAGGTGCAGGCACTGGCCGACTGGATACGGGGCAAGGGCCACGAGGTCGTCGTGACGCGCGAGCCGGGTGCCACCCCGGTCGGCAAGCGGCTCCGCTCGATCCTCCTGGACATCTCGTCCGCCGGGCTGTCCAACCGCGCCGAGGCGCTGCTGTACGCCGCCGACCGCGCCGAGCACGTGGACACGGTGGTCCGGCCCGCCCTGGAGCGGGGCGCGGTGGTCATCTCCGACCGCTACATCGACTCCTCGGTGGCCTACCAGGGCGCCGGCCGGGACCTGTCCCCGACCGAGATCGCCCGGATCTCCCGCTGGGCCACCGACGGCCTCGTCCCGAACCTGACCGTGCTGCTCGACGTGTCCCCGGAGGCCGCCCGGGAGCGGTTCACGGAGGCGCCGGACCGGCTGGAGTCGGAGCCGACGGAGTTCCACCAGCGGGTGCGGGCCGGGTTCCTGACCCTCGCCGCGTCCGACCCCGGGCGCTACCTCGTCGTCGACGCCGGGCAGGACCCGGGCTCGGTGACCACCGTCGTACGCCACCGCCTGGACCGGATGCTGCCGCTCTCGGAGGCCGAGGTCGCGGCGCAGATCGAGGCCCGGCGGCTCGCGGAGGAGGAGGCCCGGCGCAAGGCCGAGGAAGAGGCCGCCCGCAAGGCGGAGGAAGCCCGGCTGAAGGCCGAGGAGGAGGCACGCCTGGCCCGGGAGGCCGAGGAGGCCAGGATCAAGGCCGAGGCGGAGGCCGCCGAGGCGCGCCGGCTCGCCGAGGAGGAAGCCGCCCGCAGGGCGGAGGAGGAGCGGCTGCGCGCCGTCGAGGAGGCGCGCGCCCGCGCCGAGGCCGAGCGGCTGCGCGCCGAGGCCGAGGAGAAGGCCCGCGCCGCCGAGCAGGAGCGGATCCGGCTGGAGGAGGCCGAGGCGGCCCGGCTGCGCGCGGAGGCGGAGGCACGGCGGCTGGAGAAGCAGCGCCGCGCCGAGGAGGCGCTGCTGCGGGCCGAGGAGGCGCGCCGGCTGGCGGAGGCCTCGGCGGCCGCCGCGGCGGCGGCTTCGGCGGCCGCGGCCGCTTCGTCCGCGTCCACCGCTTCGTCCGCGTCCACCGCCGCGCAGACGGCGCCGGCCGCCGGACCGGGACGGAAGGTCCCGATGCGCAAGGAGCCCCACCCGAACGACGCCGTCACCGTCGAGACCCCGCGCATCAAGCGGGCCCTGCGGCCCGACGACATCACCGAGACCGTCCCGGTCCCCAAGATCGACCCGGCGGCGGACGAGACGGCCGTGCTGCCGTCCGTACGCCCCGACGGGCCGGCGGGCGGTCCGGACGCCCGGGACGCGTCGGCGCGTACGGCGCCGCCGTCCGCCCCGGCCACCCGGCCGACGGTCCGTCACTCGCAGGAGAGCCCGGCCGACCGGGTGCCGCCCGGCATCTTCCGGGACTCCGGGAACGACGTGACCCGTGAGCTCCCGGTCGTCGGGGACGACGGCCGGCCGCGCCGGGCCCCGTCCGACTGGGCCGAGGCCACTCCGATGGACGACCTGCCGACCCTGGCCGACGAGCTGCTGGGGCCGCGCGGGGACGAGGAGGACGGCGAGGACGGCCGACGCGGCGGAGGCGGTTCGCGCCGCCGCTGA